ACTCGCCGTCCCGCTCGGCGGCGACGACCGTGCAGCCGAGCCGCGCGCGGACGTCGACCTCGCCGAGGCTCCGGCCGACGAGTGCGGGCGCCGTCGTCCGGATGATCTCGAACTGCGTCTCCGGCGTCAGCACCTCCTCGTCCTCGAGCAGCAGCGAGGAGAGCATCCGTCCGGTCACGGTCGAGAGCGCGAGGACGTACTCGGCGCCCGCGCGGTAGAGCTTGCGGACGGTTTCGGTCTCGTTGGCCCGCGCAATTACCTCGACGTCGGGTGCGATCTTCTCGAGAACCAGCGTCGCGTAGATCGCTGCCGTATCGTCGTCGAGCGCGAGGACGATCGAACGGGCGCTTTCGACATCGGCGTTGACCAGCGTGTCGGCGTCGGTGACGTCGCCGACGATGTCGATCGCCTCCTCGTCGCCGTCGTCGACGATGGTGTGGGGCACGCCGGACTCGGCGAGGGTTTCGCTGACGGTGTGGCCGACCTCGCCGTAGCCGCCGACGATCACGCGGTACGGGCCGCCGGTCGGCGACACCGTTCGAGTCGTTAGCTCGGTCAGCGTCTCGTGCGAACCGGCGACGAGCAGGATCGTGTTCGGGTCGATGACCATGTCGGGATCCGGCGCCGGGGCGAACTCGCCGTCGATCCAGGCGCCGATCACGTTGACGCCCATCCGATCGCGCATGTTCGATTCGCCGATGGTCCGACCGGCGAGGTCGCTCCCGCGGCCGATGCGAAGTTCGGTGATCTCGAGTTGGTCCCCCAGTTCGATCGTTTCCTGAAGCTCCGCCGTAACGGACATCGCGGCCTTCCCGGCGAGGCTGCGCCCGAGCACCTGCCGGGGCCGGACGACCTCGTCGGCGCCGGCGTAGCGGTGGTAGGTCGCGACCTCGCGGTCCTCGGCGACGCTGATGGTCCTGATGTCGTCGCGAAGCTCCCGCGCGGTGAGGATGACCTCCGGGTTGGCTTCGTCGGAGATGTCGACCACCAGAGCGCGGGCGGCGTCGATGTTCGCCGCCCGAAGCGTCTCCTCCTGTTCCGGATCGCCGAGCATCGCCTCGATCCCGTCGTCGATCAACGCCGTCACCGCCTCCGGTTCGTCCTCGATGAAGACGGAGGGCACGTCCGCGGCCTCGAGTTCGTCCCGGAGCACGTCGGCCCGCTCGGTGTGCG
This portion of the Halopiger aswanensis genome encodes:
- a CDS encoding potassium channel family protein — encoded protein: MNTWWRRICLSLVALFAIVLAYAGLYRWGMATFQGEQRSLIKSAQIVIEILTTAGFGGDSGSWTTPGMNLIVIAMNMSGVLLVFLALPIVVVPLFQQALETQPPESTELTDHVIICSHTERADVLRDELEAADVPSVFIEDEPEAVTALIDDGIEAMLGDPEQEETLRAANIDAARALVVDISDEANPEVILTARELRDDIRTISVAEDREVATYHRYAGADEVVRPRQVLGRSLAGKAAMSVTAELQETIELGDQLEITELRIGRGSDLAGRTIGESNMRDRMGVNVIGAWIDGEFAPAPDPDMVIDPNTILLVAGSHETLTELTTRTVSPTGGPYRVIVGGYGEVGHTVSETLAESGVPHTIVDDGDEEAIDIVGDVTDADTLVNADVESARSIVLALDDDTAAIYATLVLEKIAPDVEVIARANETETVRKLYRAGAEYVLALSTVTGRMLSSLLLEDEEVLTPETQFEIIRTTAPALVGRSLGEVDVRARLGCTVVAAERDGELLTNLGAEFTIRTGDTLIVAGSDETVNRFISVAK